A genomic region of Runella rosea contains the following coding sequences:
- a CDS encoding DUF3857 domain-containing protein yields the protein MPYPFLPHKTVGITRFTLATLTFILLSFTLSWAQPKVNVAQLKAKFPNEEMAYLNRSEQVTVDLVNGALQIDVLHQEDRVFLDERASVWADERIYFSDAFQEIKDLEAISYVPEKAGFKRTPVTDFKTERPSPGGGIFFDDMQVKKFTFPGAKQGGIGTVSYRERIKNPYMLSGFVFGNYVPVINSDFSVTFPASVKVSYKTYGDMKGITFKQTTLNGKTTYAWKAQNLKASPLETESLSLRYYVPQVLLFIESYTIDGKTTEVLGNVQKLFNYYKSLVKDLNKQPNAPLQALTDSLTRGKTEEDKIKSIYYWVQDHIKYIAFEEGLGGFIPRQAADVCQKRYGDCKDMASLTSTMLNLAGVPAYLVWIGTRDIPYRYVENPSMSVDNHMIAAVKRNGKWQFLDATDDRIDFGLPTSHIQGKEAMIMTSEDKYEIVPVPIVPAAQNFRRDSMVLSIEGKTLKGKGTLMFEGLWKTSVKSAIQYRSEPQRDEYYKNILSRGSNKSTLEKRTVSGINQRDVPVQFDYTFRVPDYVQEAAGELFINPHLTRTWADKRMEDTRKNDWKHEFAHTQETVEILPIPVGYEVSYLPENRSFSNPDFGFTLSYEQKNGQIIARTKLMLNTLLVKKSSFPEWNKMVEALNEAYSEVISLKKK from the coding sequence ATGCCTTACCCGTTTTTGCCCCATAAAACCGTTGGAATCACCCGCTTCACCCTCGCAACGCTAACCTTTATACTCCTCTCGTTTACCCTTAGTTGGGCACAACCCAAAGTAAACGTAGCCCAACTGAAGGCTAAGTTTCCGAATGAAGAAATGGCGTATCTCAACCGCTCCGAACAGGTAACGGTAGATTTGGTGAATGGAGCCTTGCAAATCGACGTTTTGCATCAGGAAGACCGCGTGTTTTTGGATGAACGCGCCAGCGTTTGGGCCGACGAGCGCATTTATTTTTCGGATGCATTTCAGGAAATCAAGGATTTGGAGGCCATTTCGTACGTTCCAGAAAAAGCAGGATTTAAACGTACGCCCGTGACCGACTTCAAAACCGAACGCCCTAGCCCAGGAGGAGGGATATTTTTTGATGATATGCAGGTTAAAAAATTTACGTTTCCAGGGGCAAAACAGGGAGGCATCGGCACCGTATCGTACCGTGAGCGCATCAAAAATCCGTACATGCTTTCGGGATTTGTGTTTGGCAACTATGTACCCGTCATCAACAGCGATTTTTCAGTTACGTTTCCTGCCTCGGTTAAAGTTTCCTATAAAACCTACGGCGATATGAAGGGAATTACGTTTAAACAAACCACCCTAAACGGCAAAACAACCTACGCTTGGAAAGCCCAAAACCTGAAAGCCTCGCCGCTCGAAACCGAATCCCTTTCGCTGCGTTATTATGTGCCGCAAGTGCTTTTATTCATCGAAAGTTATACTATCGACGGCAAAACGACGGAGGTATTGGGAAATGTGCAAAAGCTGTTTAACTACTATAAAAGCTTGGTCAAAGACCTCAACAAACAACCTAATGCTCCTTTGCAAGCCCTTACCGACTCCCTGACACGGGGCAAAACCGAAGAAGACAAAATCAAGTCAATCTATTACTGGGTGCAAGACCACATCAAATACATTGCTTTTGAAGAAGGATTGGGCGGTTTTATTCCCCGCCAAGCGGCCGACGTTTGCCAAAAACGCTACGGAGATTGTAAAGACATGGCAAGTCTGACTTCTACGATGCTCAATTTGGCGGGCGTTCCGGCATATCTAGTTTGGATCGGAACGCGGGATATTCCGTATCGTTATGTGGAAAACCCCTCGATGAGTGTTGATAACCACATGATTGCAGCCGTTAAAAGAAATGGTAAATGGCAGTTTTTGGATGCTACCGACGACCGCATTGATTTTGGCCTACCTACTTCGCACATTCAGGGCAAAGAAGCGATGATTATGACCTCGGAAGACAAATATGAAATCGTCCCCGTGCCTATTGTTCCGGCTGCACAAAATTTCCGACGGGATTCTATGGTTCTTTCCATCGAGGGCAAAACGCTGAAAGGCAAAGGCACGTTGATGTTTGAAGGTTTGTGGAAAACATCCGTAAAATCGGCGATTCAATACCGTTCGGAGCCGCAACGGGATGAGTACTACAAAAATATTCTCAGTCGCGGGTCCAATAAATCTACGCTGGAAAAACGGACGGTTTCGGGCATCAATCAGCGGGATGTGCCTGTGCAGTTTGACTACACTTTCCGGGTACCCGACTACGTTCAGGAAGCGGCGGGCGAGTTGTTTATCAACCCCCACTTGACTCGTACTTGGGCGGACAAACGCATGGAAGATACGCGTAAAAATGACTGGAAACACGAATTTGCGCATACGCAAGAAACCGTCGAAATCTTACCAATTCCCGTAGGATATGAAGTTTCTTACTTGCCCGAAAACAGGTCGTTTTCCAATCCTGACTTTGGATTCACGCTTAGCTACGAACAAAAAAATGGCCAAATCATTGCACGTACTAAACTGATGCTCAACACATTACTAGTAAAAAAATCTAGTTTCCCCGAATGGAACAAAATGGTGGAAGCGCTGAATGAGGCGTATAGCGAAGTAATTTCGTTGAAGAAAAAATAA
- a CDS encoding YgiQ family radical SAM protein, producing the protein MIERPITDWLPLTKKEVEKRGWDEVDVVLVSGDAYVDHPAFGTAVIGRIMESEGFKVAVVAQPNWKDDLRDFKKFGRPKYFFGVTAGCMDSMVNHYTANKRLRSNDSYTPGGEAGFRPDYATTVYSNILKELYPDVPVLIGGIEASLRRVTHYDYWKDQLMPTILADSKADLLVYGMGEQPLRELLKLVREGVPLNTIRNVNQIAYLQDSEAELPSDKGWETVELASHEVCLQDKIRYAANFKIVEVESNKWQANRIIQKVGNQTLVINPPFKIMDEKEIDASFDLPYTRLPHPKYKTRGTIPAYEMIKFSINMHRGCFGGCSFCTISAHQGKFIASRSEKSIMKEVEEVTKHPEFKGYISDLGGPSANMYRMKGKDEAICARCTSPSCIHPVICSNLDTSHKPITELYKKVDAHPKVKKAFVGSGIRYDLLVDDFNKNNKDNNHDEYMEQLITRHVSGRLKVAPEHTSDDTLRVMRKPSFKYFKLFKQKYDKISDKHNLNQPLIPYFISSHPGCEEADMANLAAETKDLGFRLEQVQDFTPTPMTVAEVIYYSGVHPYTLKPVFTAKTKEEKLDQNRYFFWYKPEFRSLIRSRLNKLKRPDLADRLLSNPKKQETRVEKKMGKKR; encoded by the coding sequence ATGATAGAAAGACCCATCACCGACTGGTTGCCCCTGACAAAAAAAGAGGTTGAAAAAAGAGGCTGGGACGAAGTGGATGTTGTGTTGGTTTCGGGGGATGCCTACGTAGACCATCCTGCCTTTGGCACGGCCGTCATTGGTCGTATCATGGAAAGCGAAGGCTTCAAGGTGGCGGTGGTAGCCCAACCCAACTGGAAAGACGATTTACGGGATTTTAAGAAATTCGGCCGACCCAAATACTTTTTCGGCGTCACGGCGGGCTGTATGGATTCGATGGTGAATCATTACACAGCCAACAAACGCCTGCGCTCCAACGACTCGTACACGCCTGGCGGCGAGGCGGGTTTTCGCCCTGACTATGCTACTACGGTCTACTCCAATATATTAAAAGAACTCTATCCCGATGTGCCAGTATTGATTGGAGGGATTGAGGCGTCATTGCGTCGCGTGACGCACTATGACTATTGGAAAGACCAATTGATGCCCACCATTTTGGCCGATTCTAAAGCCGATTTATTGGTGTATGGCATGGGCGAGCAGCCCCTGCGCGAGCTGTTGAAGTTGGTGCGCGAAGGAGTTCCGTTGAATACCATTCGCAACGTAAATCAAATCGCCTATTTGCAAGACTCGGAAGCAGAGTTGCCAAGCGACAAAGGCTGGGAAACGGTTGAGCTAGCGAGCCATGAAGTATGCTTGCAAGATAAAATCAGGTACGCCGCCAACTTCAAGATTGTGGAGGTAGAATCCAATAAATGGCAGGCCAACCGAATCATCCAGAAAGTGGGCAACCAAACGTTGGTCATCAATCCGCCGTTCAAAATCATGGACGAAAAAGAGATTGATGCATCGTTTGACTTGCCTTATACGCGTTTGCCGCATCCCAAGTACAAAACGCGCGGTACGATTCCTGCCTACGAAATGATTAAGTTTTCTATCAACATGCACCGGGGATGTTTTGGCGGGTGTAGTTTCTGCACCATTTCGGCGCATCAAGGAAAATTCATCGCATCGCGGAGCGAGAAGTCAATCATGAAAGAAGTGGAGGAGGTAACAAAACACCCTGAATTTAAGGGTTATATCTCCGATTTGGGTGGGCCGTCGGCCAATATGTACCGTATGAAAGGCAAAGACGAAGCCATTTGCGCGCGTTGTACGAGTCCGAGTTGTATTCACCCCGTGATTTGCTCCAATCTGGATACTTCCCATAAGCCAATTACGGAGTTATATAAAAAAGTAGATGCGCACCCAAAAGTGAAGAAAGCCTTTGTGGGTTCGGGCATTCGTTACGATTTGTTGGTGGATGATTTCAACAAAAACAATAAAGACAACAACCACGACGAATACATGGAGCAACTCATTACGCGCCACGTATCGGGCCGGTTGAAAGTAGCGCCCGAACACACCTCGGACGACACGCTACGCGTAATGCGTAAACCGTCGTTTAAGTATTTTAAGTTGTTTAAGCAGAAATACGACAAGATTTCCGATAAACACAATTTGAACCAACCCCTGATTCCGTATTTCATTTCTTCCCACCCCGGCTGCGAAGAAGCAGATATGGCCAATTTGGCGGCCGAAACCAAGGACCTTGGCTTCCGGCTGGAGCAGGTGCAGGATTTTACGCCCACGCCCATGACCGTGGCGGAGGTGATTTACTATTCGGGCGTTCATCCCTATACGTTGAAGCCCGTTTTTACGGCCAAAACAAAAGAAGAAAAATTGGATCAAAATCGGTATTTCTTCTGGTACAAGCCCGAATTTAGAAGCCTGATTAGAAGCCGATTAAACAAGCTGAAACGCCCCGATTTGGCCGATAGACTTTTGAGTAATCCCAAAAAGCAAGAAACGCGGGTGGAGAAGAAAATGGGTAAAAAGCGGTAA
- a CDS encoding cell division ATP-binding protein FtsE, whose translation MTAFSSEPIIQLEHTDIYQNGNKLVLADVNFVINKGDFVFLIGRTGSGKSSLLKTLYADLWLESGTGTVVGYQLQKLKQADVPFLRRKIGIVFQDFQLFFDRTVEENLEFVLRATGWTDKATIKNRISEVLMQVGLGTLQKKMPHQLSGGEQQRVVIARAMLNEPQILLADEPTGNLDPEVGEQIMQVFQSINTAGTAILMATHNYDFLKKYPARVLKCEAGSVSEV comes from the coding sequence ATGACTGCTTTTTCATCTGAACCGATTATTCAACTTGAACATACCGACATTTATCAAAATGGCAATAAGCTGGTCTTGGCCGATGTAAATTTTGTGATAAATAAAGGCGATTTTGTTTTTTTAATCGGACGAACGGGAAGCGGAAAAAGCTCTCTGCTCAAAACACTCTACGCCGACCTTTGGCTGGAGTCGGGTACGGGAACGGTGGTTGGCTATCAGTTGCAAAAGCTCAAGCAGGCCGATGTGCCTTTTCTTCGGCGTAAAATCGGTATTGTCTTCCAAGATTTTCAATTGTTTTTTGACCGTACGGTGGAAGAAAATCTTGAGTTTGTACTTCGAGCCACTGGCTGGACCGACAAAGCGACCATCAAGAACAGAATTTCGGAAGTGCTGATGCAAGTAGGGTTGGGCACTTTACAAAAGAAAATGCCCCATCAACTTTCGGGCGGCGAGCAGCAGCGGGTTGTGATTGCGCGGGCCATGCTCAACGAGCCTCAGATTCTGTTGGCTGATGAGCCCACTGGAAACCTTGACCCTGAAGTAGGCGAACAAATCATGCAGGTGTTTCAGAGTATTAACACGGCAGGAACTGCCATTTTGATGGCTACTCACAATTATGATTTTCTGAAAAAATACCCTGCGCGCGTCCTAAAGTGCGAAGCCGGGAGCGTAAGCGAGGTGTAA
- a CDS encoding DEAD/DEAH box helicase translates to MEVLFDSLGLSEEILKAVTEMGFTKPSPIQAEAIPSLLEGRDVLGQAQTGTGKTAAFGIPALEKVDISDKRTQVLMLCPTRELAVQVTEELRRIAKYKKGLKLETVYGGDSIERQIRSLKIGAQIVVGTPGRVMDLIERKALKLDFVNYVVLDEADEMLDMGFREDIDTILESVPDERQTVLFSATMSKPIMGIAQKFQEDPVQIKITRKEVTNENIEQTYFEVKQRGKIEVTCRVLDAYDLKQVIIFCNTKRKVDEVTEELSSKGYSVESLHGDLRQTQRNQVMAKFRSGAANILVATDVAARGIDVSGIDAVINFDLPLDEEYYVHRIGRTGRAGLTGKALTLVAKDEKYRLRQIETYTKVKIDKGVIPTFEDIVGVRKARFISQVEEAVSTGDLDLYEDMLGMLHHTTGFTTEQIVAALVKINMGVQKSEFADNDLAWDADRDRRPSERGFEKRGRFEDRGGRGEERGSGRFGDRGGDRGGDRGPKRNEPGMVRLFVSVGRKDRVQPRDIVGAIAGEAGIPGRVIGSIDIFDAYSFVDVPERDARKVVEAMSGNTIKGKMVNIEVAR, encoded by the coding sequence ATGGAAGTACTTTTTGATTCATTAGGCCTTTCGGAAGAAATTCTGAAAGCAGTAACAGAAATGGGTTTTACCAAACCCTCACCCATTCAGGCAGAAGCCATCCCGTCCCTTTTGGAAGGCCGTGACGTATTGGGACAAGCCCAAACAGGAACGGGCAAAACCGCCGCTTTCGGTATTCCTGCGCTTGAAAAAGTAGATATCTCCGACAAGCGTACCCAAGTATTAATGTTGTGTCCTACCCGTGAGTTGGCGGTGCAGGTAACCGAAGAGTTACGTCGTATTGCCAAATACAAAAAAGGGTTGAAACTCGAAACCGTTTACGGTGGTGATTCGATTGAACGTCAGATTCGTTCGTTGAAAATAGGTGCCCAGATTGTGGTCGGAACGCCCGGTCGTGTCATGGACCTTATTGAGCGTAAGGCGCTTAAGCTGGACTTTGTAAATTATGTAGTATTAGACGAAGCCGACGAAATGCTCGATATGGGCTTTCGCGAAGATATTGATACCATTCTGGAAAGTGTACCCGATGAGCGCCAAACGGTGTTGTTTTCGGCTACCATGTCGAAGCCCATCATGGGCATCGCTCAAAAATTCCAAGAAGATCCCGTCCAGATTAAAATTACGCGGAAGGAAGTTACCAACGAAAACATTGAGCAAACGTATTTTGAAGTAAAACAACGGGGCAAAATCGAAGTGACTTGCCGGGTATTGGATGCCTACGATTTAAAGCAGGTTATTATTTTCTGTAACACCAAACGTAAAGTAGACGAAGTAACCGAAGAACTTTCTTCCAAAGGATATTCGGTCGAAAGTTTGCACGGCGATTTGCGCCAAACGCAACGGAATCAGGTAATGGCGAAGTTTCGTTCAGGAGCCGCCAATATCTTGGTAGCCACCGACGTAGCCGCTCGCGGTATCGACGTGTCGGGTATTGACGCCGTTATCAACTTTGACTTACCGCTCGACGAAGAATACTACGTGCACCGTATCGGTCGTACTGGCCGTGCTGGCTTAACGGGTAAAGCGCTGACGTTAGTAGCCAAAGATGAAAAATACCGTTTGCGCCAGATTGAGACCTACACTAAAGTGAAAATCGACAAAGGAGTTATTCCAACTTTTGAAGACATCGTAGGTGTACGCAAAGCCCGTTTTATCTCGCAAGTAGAAGAGGCGGTTTCGACTGGCGATTTGGATTTGTACGAAGATATGTTGGGTATGTTGCATCATACTACGGGCTTCACTACGGAGCAGATTGTGGCCGCATTGGTTAAAATCAACATGGGTGTTCAGAAAAGCGAATTTGCCGATAATGATTTGGCATGGGATGCTGACCGTGACCGTCGCCCATCAGAAAGAGGATTTGAAAAACGTGGTCGTTTTGAAGACCGTGGCGGAAGAGGCGAAGAGCGTGGCTCAGGCCGCTTCGGCGACCGTGGCGGAGATAGAGGCGGCGACAGAGGTCCAAAACGCAACGAACCGGGTATGGTTCGTCTGTTTGTAAGCGTAGGTCGCAAAGACCGCGTTCAACCACGCGACATCGTTGGCGCCATCGCTGGCGAGGCGGGTATTCCCGGCCGCGTGATTGGCTCAATTGATATTTTTGATGCGTACTCGTTTGTGGATGTTCCCGAGCGCGATGCTCGTAAAGTGGTGGAAGCCATGAGCGGCAATACCATCAAAGGTAAAATGGTCAATATCGAAGTAGCACGATAA
- the fsa gene encoding fructose-6-phosphate aldolase, whose product MKFFIDTANLSEIREAYELGVLDGVTTNPSLMAKEGITGKANIMAHYKAICDIVDGDVSAEVIATDFQGMIKEADELIEIDEKIVVKVPMIKDGVKAIKHLSDRGIKTNCTLVFSAGQALLAAKAGATYVSPFIGRLDDVSMDGMDLIEQIVTIYQNYGYTTEVLAASVRHSIHLLKCAELGADVVTCPLSVITSLLKHPLTDIGLEKFLSDYKKGNQ is encoded by the coding sequence ATGAAATTCTTTATTGATACCGCAAATCTGAGTGAAATCCGGGAGGCCTATGAGCTGGGCGTGTTGGATGGCGTTACTACCAACCCATCTTTGATGGCAAAAGAGGGAATCACTGGCAAAGCCAACATCATGGCACACTACAAAGCAATTTGTGACATTGTAGATGGAGACGTAAGTGCCGAAGTAATTGCTACTGATTTTCAGGGGATGATCAAAGAGGCGGATGAGTTGATTGAAATTGACGAGAAAATTGTTGTAAAAGTACCGATGATTAAAGATGGAGTAAAAGCCATCAAACATCTCTCAGATCGAGGTATTAAGACCAACTGTACCCTTGTGTTTTCGGCAGGGCAGGCGTTATTGGCGGCCAAAGCGGGGGCTACCTACGTATCGCCTTTCATTGGCCGTTTGGACGATGTGTCTATGGACGGGATGGATTTGATTGAGCAGATTGTGACCATTTATCAAAACTACGGTTATACCACCGAAGTTTTGGCGGCGTCGGTTCGTCATTCTATCCACCTTTTGAAATGTGCTGAATTGGGCGCCGATGTGGTTACGTGCCCATTAAGCGTTATTACCTCATTGCTTAAGCACCCTCTGACCGATATCGGTTTGGAGAAATTCCTGTCTGACTACAAAAAAGGAAATCAATAA
- a CDS encoding vitamin K epoxide reductase family protein: MEKWLDQVLRELKINYTSSTIKNAINRWSLLNIRDLTHFFDFFKIPNLTIRLKPDQLSEISLPAIAHCQTNDNSFFVLLQRLQNNQISYYRESKGEITETIEAFSEKWSGTVMLLAPDEHSGEPNYEGNRQKEQRTKLEKGLMWGALRVVVLVGIFLQTHLYLSGIFLLYGIGTVVSVLLLQSEYGKRIEWVEKLCHLGTPPSEGQGCNAVTQSSSSKIFGFSWAEIGLVYFGGSAISFIIEQLTLKQVSPLSLLHMFTLPYVIYSLYYQAFVVRAWCMLCLIVQGVLIMIAVAWLGHYDWHLRDVSGMNVVASLLTTASFALMVALWLFFKQVWQRERQLVPTKRALNQWQNDSDLFLSHLYAQPITEIGVLPNETQIGNIDAPIVVTMVSNPHCNPCKEAFKELTGWVKYFEDEMQLRIRHINSSEVHYQEHEKWAKEIGIEFTPTLFINGYQLRSPYSYKDIWKHVRILAEKVS; this comes from the coding sequence ATGGAAAAATGGTTAGATCAAGTACTAAGGGAATTAAAAATAAATTATACATCTTCAACTATAAAAAATGCTATAAATAGATGGTCACTTTTAAATATTAGGGATTTAACTCATTTTTTTGATTTTTTTAAAATCCCCAATCTAACCATTCGCCTAAAACCAGACCAACTCTCCGAGATCTCCCTCCCCGCAATAGCCCATTGTCAAACAAATGATAATTCCTTTTTTGTATTGCTCCAACGCTTGCAAAACAATCAAATCAGCTACTATCGTGAAAGTAAGGGAGAAATAACTGAAACCATAGAAGCCTTTTCGGAGAAATGGAGCGGTACGGTGATGCTGCTCGCTCCGGATGAACACTCCGGAGAGCCCAACTACGAGGGAAACAGACAAAAAGAACAAAGAACAAAACTCGAAAAAGGGTTGATGTGGGGGGCACTTAGAGTTGTTGTTTTGGTCGGCATCTTCCTTCAAACCCACCTCTATTTGTCGGGCATTTTTTTGCTTTACGGTATCGGAACTGTAGTCTCCGTTTTACTACTACAAAGCGAGTATGGCAAACGGATAGAATGGGTAGAAAAATTATGTCATTTGGGAACCCCTCCCTCAGAGGGACAGGGGTGCAATGCAGTCACACAATCTTCGAGCAGTAAGATTTTTGGATTTAGTTGGGCAGAAATTGGGTTAGTGTATTTTGGAGGTAGTGCAATTTCATTCATCATTGAACAATTAACATTGAAACAGGTTTCACCACTTTCTCTGTTACATATGTTTACACTTCCCTATGTCATCTATTCGCTTTATTATCAAGCATTTGTAGTACGGGCATGGTGTATGTTGTGCCTGATAGTACAGGGCGTTTTGATAATGATTGCGGTAGCGTGGCTTGGACATTATGATTGGCACTTACGGGATGTCTCAGGAATGAACGTAGTAGCCTCTCTGCTAACAACAGCCAGTTTTGCACTTATGGTAGCTTTATGGCTTTTCTTTAAGCAGGTATGGCAACGAGAACGGCAGTTAGTACCTACCAAACGTGCGTTGAATCAGTGGCAAAACGACAGTGATTTGTTTTTATCGCATTTATATGCTCAACCTATCACCGAAATAGGGGTACTTCCCAATGAAACCCAAATAGGAAATATTGATGCTCCCATTGTTGTGACAATGGTAAGCAATCCGCATTGCAATCCGTGTAAAGAAGCCTTCAAGGAGCTAACAGGCTGGGTGAAGTATTTTGAGGACGAAATGCAATTGAGAATCAGGCATATCAATAGCAGTGAAGTACACTATCAGGAGCATGAAAAATGGGCAAAAGAAATTGGGATAGAATTTACACCTACCTTGTTTATCAACGGGTATCAACTTCGTTCGCCTTACTCCTATAAAGATATATGGAAGCATGTACGGATACTGGCAGAAAAAGTTTCTTAG
- a CDS encoding DUF6734 family protein, whose protein sequence is MKIIQSFWSNIAYERQIHNASGWLSAEYHWMSWALSVLTLREHYGQVEIFTDSRGKEILIDTLALPYSHCSIALDRLQGYPEDMWALGKIFTYSLQNEPFMHVDGDIYLWEALGARLEQAALIAQNPEVDFQYYYQTLSEMQQHFAYIPDCMRRQMNEIPVRSCNTGLIGGTRMDIFKKYAELSFELIHKNQEALSKINRRTFNIGFEQFLYYCLAKEHGVPVTYLIEREEDFDPTYRGFARFESVPYQTKFIHALGDFKRQPETCRHLARRLRQDYPEYYYRIIEECKAAGVALDCRYYGQVSHPSVGSKPTDGLNGSGVNSPKEAYRVYYEQDVRQYRKVQELFSLPLLPFLTQKLQFSEQVQLVENTTQEGTLEQTLIVPDIYTLAEKSIGLDPLNMVLLDAFLEEPISIQEAIERVAPYFKVEEVSAEKEKFRQLVSDRIKELMYWGALVVE, encoded by the coding sequence ATGAAAATTATACAATCATTCTGGTCTAATATAGCATATGAGCGTCAAATTCACAACGCTTCGGGCTGGTTATCCGCCGAATATCATTGGATGTCGTGGGCATTAAGTGTGCTTACGCTGCGTGAGCACTACGGACAGGTCGAAATTTTTACAGACAGCAGGGGCAAAGAAATATTGATAGATACACTGGCATTGCCATATTCGCATTGCAGTATCGCTTTGGATAGGCTTCAGGGGTATCCAGAAGATATGTGGGCGTTGGGGAAAATCTTCACGTATAGTCTCCAAAATGAACCATTTATGCACGTAGATGGGGATATTTATTTATGGGAGGCGTTGGGGGCTCGTTTGGAGCAGGCTGCCCTAATTGCCCAAAATCCCGAAGTGGATTTTCAGTATTATTACCAAACACTAAGCGAGATGCAACAGCATTTTGCTTATATCCCTGACTGTATGCGTCGGCAAATGAACGAAATACCCGTACGCTCCTGCAATACTGGACTAATAGGCGGAACGCGGATGGATATTTTCAAAAAATATGCCGAATTGTCGTTTGAACTTATTCATAAAAACCAGGAGGCTCTGTCCAAAATAAACCGTCGTACATTTAATATTGGCTTTGAGCAGTTCCTGTATTATTGCCTGGCCAAAGAGCATGGGGTGCCAGTAACGTACCTTATTGAGCGGGAAGAAGATTTTGACCCCACATACCGAGGCTTTGCCCGTTTTGAGAGCGTGCCTTATCAAACCAAATTTATCCATGCCTTAGGAGATTTCAAGCGTCAGCCCGAAACCTGCCGGCACTTGGCACGTCGGCTGCGGCAAGACTATCCAGAGTATTATTACAGAATTATTGAGGAGTGTAAAGCCGCAGGTGTAGCATTGGATTGTCGTTATTATGGGCAAGTCTCCCATCCGTCGGTCGGTTCAAAACCGACTGACGGATTAAACGGCTCAGGTGTCAACAGCCCCAAAGAGGCGTATCGTGTATATTATGAGCAAGATGTACGTCAATATCGTAAGGTACAAGAATTGTTTAGCTTGCCTTTACTGCCGTTTCTTACACAAAAACTACAGTTTTCGGAACAGGTGCAATTGGTAGAAAATACTACCCAAGAAGGCACGTTGGAGCAGACGCTTATCGTGCCTGATATTTATACCCTCGCGGAAAAGAGTATTGGATTAGACCCCCTCAATATGGTACTGTTAGATGCGTTTTTAGAAGAACCTATTTCTATTCAAGAAGCGATTGAAAGGGTTGCACCCTATTTTAAGGTCGAAGAAGTAAGTGCCGAAAAAGAGAAATTTCGGCAATTGGTATCAGACCGCATCAAAGAATTGATGTATTGGGGCGCGTTGGTAGTAGAATAA